GGGGCACCGCGACGAAGCGATCCAGACTGCCTCCTCGGAACGACCTGGATCGCTCCGCTGCATCGCGCACGACGTTGAGCGCGCTGATCTGGAACCGCTCGCACCATCAAATGACGTGAACCGATATTCAGGAAGATTAAATTCCTCTCGGGCCCGTTTGCACATTGCAACCAACTGATCTCGCGACGGTTCTCTCGACACCAACGAGGGAGATTGTGATGAAACTCAGATTTGCTGTGCTTGGCCTGGCGGCTATGGGCGGTGTGGCGCTCGCGTCAGGGCAGGCTCTGGCGGCAATGCCGAATGGCATTCCGCAGGCCGATCGTATCGCCAGCGGCCCGGCTGCCAATGTCGATCAGGTGCGCTGGGTCTGTAACCCCTGGGGCCGTTGCTGGTGGCGCCCGAACTACTATGGCGCCTACGGCTTTTATGGTCCGCGGCGATTCTACGGACCCGGGTGGGGCTGGGGCCATCGTCACTGGCGCCGCTGGTGATCGACGAAGGGGCCCAAGGGGCCCCTTTTTCGTGAAACGTTCTGCACTCACAAAAAACGCTCTGACGGCCCAGCGTAATTCTTCCGATCAGGGCATTGCCGCTCTCAGGCCCAAGATCGACATACAGACGTATCGGCTTCAACGTCGCCTTCTGTCGTCCGCTGAATATATGCCAGTGACTATGACCTAAGGGCGATTGCCGGTTTATCGCCCTGCGTGCTCTGAAAGCATGCGCCGCTGCCGCACCCACTTGGCAAATCGGTACTGCAACGCACGCTGATTTGGCGGCCGCGAACGGCGAAGGCTTAAACGCCCGCAACGCGCTCCCTATGGCTTTCTCCTTGTCAAATAGGTTTCGCAAGATCAGAATTCAGGAACCGGTGTGCATGAGTGCCGGCTCTGATAATTCGAATAATAAGGGGCTGAAGCCATGAACAGACATTCTATTACATATGCCACGTTGTTTGGCCTGGGCTGCACGCTCGCAGCATCAGGCCATGCGCAAGAAGTCAAGGAGCAGGATCAGTGGTCGCCTCCGCGCGAGGCGAAGATTTCTCCAGTCACTCAAGAGCAGCTCAATGCAGCAGACAAGAATGCAACGAACTTTCTGCTGACCAACGTCAATTACGCTCAGACGCGCTTTCACCCTGCAAAGCAGATCAACCGCGACAATGTGAAAAACCTGCGCGTCGCCTGGATCTTCCAGACGGAGGTCAAGGAATCCCTGGAAACGTCGCCCATTGTGATCGATGGCGTGATGTACGTGACAACATCGTTCAGCCATGTCTATGCGATCGACGCCAAGACGGGCGAACAGCTCTGGCACTATAATCACAAGATGGGGCCCGTAACGACCTACTGCTGCGGTCCCAATAATCGCGGTGTCCAGGTCCTCGGTGACAAGGTTTATCTCGCCACGCTGGACTCCAAGCTGGTGGCATTGAATGCAAGGACTGGCGATGTCGTCTGGAGCACCGATATCGCCGATCCCGAGCTCGGCTACAGCGAGACGATGGCTCCGACGGTCATCAAGGACAAGGTCTTGATCGGCACCAACGGCGGCGAGTACGGCATCCGCGGCTTTGTCAGGGCCTATGATGCGAAGACCGGCAAGCAGGTCTGGAATTTCGATACCATCCCGGAAAATACCGTCGGCGTCTGGGCAACCAAGGACGCCACGGGGCGGGACATGCATCGGGACATCCAGGCCGAAAAGGACCAGCTCGCCAAGATCGGTGACCCCTACCAGAAGCTGGGCGGCGGCGTCTGGCAAAATCCCGCTGTCGATCTCGCCACCAACCGGATCTACTTCGTGGTCGGCAATCCATCTCCCGACCTCGACGGCACGCCGCGCCCCGGCGACAACCTCTACACCGACTCGCTGGTATCGCTTGACCTGGATACCGGAAAATTGGCCTGCTACTTTCAGTACATTGCCCACGACGTCTGGGATCTCGATGCCGCGAGCCCGCCGGTTCTGGTGGATGTGAAGGACAAGAACGGCAGGACCATTCCGGGCGTGATCCATGCCGGCAAGACCGGTCACATCTATGTTCACGACCGGAAAGACTGCAGCATGATCCGGTTCTCCGAGGCGATGGTGCCGCAGGAGAACATGTGGACCTTGCCGACCAAGGAAGGCGCGCGCATGCTTCCAGGGGCAAATGGCGGCGTCGAATGGTCGCCGATTGCCACGGACCCCGGACAGGAGCTGGCCTACGCCATCAATCTGCATCAACCCATGCACTACCGGGTCGAGAACTCGCCCTATCCAAACGGCAAGCTCTGGCTTGGTGGCGCGTTCACCGCCATTCCGGGTGAGAGACAGTCGGGAAACATCACCGCCGTCAACTACAACACCGGCAAGATCAGATGGAAGGTGAACACGCCAGAGCCGATGATCGGCGGCATTCTCGCCACCGCGGGCGGTCTGGTCTTTGCTGGCGAAGGCAACGGTAAGTTCGCGGCCTACAACTCGTCCAACGGCAAGGAATTGTGGAGCTTCCGCGCCGGTGCGGGCGTCAATGCACCGCCGTCCAGCTATTCGGTGGGCGGCAAGCAATATATCGTGGTCGGCGCCGGGGGTAACACCCAGGTGAACTTCAGGCGCGGCAACAACATCATCGCCTTCACGCTCGAATGAGCGAACTTGCATCACGTGCGATCACTCAAGCGGGGCCGGTTGCGGCCCCGCTTCTGTTAATCTCGCCGGAATGAACTCCATGGTCGGCAATTTGAGCTGGGTGATTTCGGGCGGGATGATCCTCGGGGCATTGTTGATGGCAGCCCCCACCTTCGCACAAAGCATCGCGGAAAAGGTCGAGGTCTGCGCCGGCTGCCACGGCCAGGACGGCAAGCCGAGCGACAAGTCGATTCCCATCATCTGGGGACAGCAAGCCGGCTACATCTACATCCAGCTGCGCGACTTCAAACGCGGGGACCGCAAGAGCGAGATCAAGCAGCCGATCGTGTCGTCTCTCGATAAGCAGGACATGCTGGCGATCGCGCAGTATTTCGCGCAAAAGCCGTGGCCTGATCTGGGCCAGCCCCGCGCGCCGAAGCAGGTGGCCCAGCAGGCGCTCAGCGCCGAGCACTCGGTAGGCTGCACCGGCTGTCATCTCGATCGGTTTCAAGGCAGTGGCACCACACCGCGCCTGGCCGGACAGAGCAGGGAATACCTCGCCAAGACAATCGCGGATTTCCGCACCCGTGCGCGCGGCAACAATCCTGGCATGACCGATCTGATGCTCGCCACGCCTGTCGACGATCTTACGGCGCTCGCGCAATATCTCGCCGGTCTCTAAAGCGCGACGGTCTTAAAAGTTGAATCGTCATCGCGCTTTAACCTTACTGTGTCACTAAACCTCATGGTGAGGAGCGCGAAGCGCGTCTCGAACCATGAGGCCCGGCCTGTGGCCCACATCCTTCGAGACGCTTGCTTCGCAAGCTCCTCAGGATGAGGAGTGAGAGCGTTTATGACGCAGTAAGGTTGCTGCGGCCCCTCACCCGGATTGCTTCGCATTCCGACCTCTCCCCGCTGGGGAGAGGTGTCCCCATGCGACTGATCGTACTTTGCGACTGATCGTACTTAATGTCATCGCTCCTTTAGCTCTTTGTTTGCGCGCGATCTCCGCGCAAACGCGTTCCGCGTTTGTCGTGAGGGAAAACCGCCGTACACTTTTCCGGATCATGCGCCAGACCACAACGTGCCCGAGCTACGGCCCAGCCAGTCGATCACGCAGCAACGATAGTGAGGTGAGATCCGCGGCGCGTTTGCCCGCGTTGTCCATGAGCGAGGGATCAGCGCCTCGCGCGAGCAGGAGGCCGGCGATCTCAGCACGCCCACCTTCGGCGGCGATCATGAGAGCCGTCCGGCCGCGGGCATCGCGATCGTCGACGTGCGCGCCTGACTCCAGCAGATATCTCACAACCTCGACAGCCTCCGTCTCCGGAACTTTTTCATCCGGACCCGCAGCCCACATCAACAGCGTCAGACCATTCGGATAGCGGGCATTGATATCGATGTTTCGCGAAAGCAAACGCTTCACAATGTCGAGCCGGGCGCGGGCCGCCGCGTAGACGATTGGCGGTTTCCCGGTGTCGTCGGGCACGCCTTCGTCGGCCCCATTCGCGAGTAGCGTTTCGACGATTGCGTCACTGCCCGCATAGGCGGCGGCCGCGACCGGTGAAACGCCGCTGCGTCCGGTGAGCTTGACGTCGGCGCCCCGTTCAACAAGTCGCCGGGCGACCGCGACATGGCCGCGCTCGGCCGCGAAGTAGAGCGCCGTTGCGCCGGCGAGATTGCGCGCATCAATTGGAGCGCCACGCGCAAGCAAAAGATCGACCATCTCCAGATGCCCAGATCGCGCGGCGTGGCTGAGCGGGCGGGCTCCAAACCGGTCGCGCGCATCCACTGACGCGCCATGGTCCAGCAGCGCGGTCGCCAGCTCGGCACAATTCTCGTCCGCTGCTGAGAATAGAAGCAACGATACCTCCATTGCAGTGATCTGAGATTGCGCGGTTTGAAACCGACGGCCGATTTCTTGACACTTTTCCGAGTCGCCGGCCAGGGCGGCTGACGTAGCGCCAACCACGAGCATTGCAGCCGAGCCTAGAGCTCCAACGTGCCAGGACAAGAGACAACCCTCCCTCGCCATTTCATGCAAAATGACACAGCGCGCGGTTGATGCCAAGTCGCCCGGCCAAGTCACCCGGTCAAGTCACCCGGCCAAGTCGCCCGGCATCACCAAGGTCGACGCCAATGTACCAACCTGCCGAAGCGCGAACATCTGCTTCTGGCAGGTTTGAGACCTCCCCCGGGGTGAGCTGCAAATTCCGAGGCGATCGGCCTTGACGTCGAGCTTGAGCGGCAGCCATGCACGATCAGATTGATCAAAGCGCCGCAAGCACCGCTTTGGCGATGTCGGCGGTGCCGTTGCTGCCGCCAAACTCCATCGGCTTGATGCCGCTGGCATAGACCTGATCCACCGCGCGCTCGATTTGCTCACCCGCTTCGGCGGCGTTCTCCACCCCGTGCTTGTCGGCGAGCCAATCGAGCATCATCGCCGCCGACAGGATCATGCCGGTCGGATTGGCCTTGCCCTGCCCCATGATGTCGGGCGCGGTGCCGTGGCAGGGCTGGAACACAGCGTACTTATCGCCGATGTCGGCCGACGGCGCCATGCCGAGGCCGCCGATCAGGCTGGCGGTGATATCGGAGACGATGTCGCCGAACATGTTCTCCATCACCATCACGTCGAAATCCCAGGGCCGCTTGACCAGCATCGCCGAGCAGGCGTCGACATAGAGGCGCTCGGCCTTGACGTCCGGATGACGCTTGGCGGCTTCGTCGAAAATCCCGCGGAAGAAGGCAAAGGCCTTGAACACGTTCGCCTTGTCGACGCAGGTCAGCGCGCCCGGCCTGCCCCTCGCCCTGCGCCGCTCGGCAAGACGAAACGAGAACTCGAACAGGCGCTCGGACGTCTTGCGCGTGATCACCATCGTCTCGCGCGCATCCTCATGCGTGACGACGCCCTTGCCCATCGAGGCGAACAGGCCTTCGGTGGATTCGCGGATCACGACGAGATCGATGCCGCGCTGGTCAGCGCCGACGATCGGGCTCGGCACGCCCGGGATGAGTCGCGCCGGGCGCACGCCGGCATAGAGATCGAAGATGAAGCGAAGCTCGATCTGCGGCGCGATCTCCGTGTTGTCGGGATAGCGCACCGAAGG
This genomic interval from Bradyrhizobium sp. CB82 contains the following:
- a CDS encoding ankyrin repeat domain-containing protein, translated to MLLFSAADENCAELATALLDHGASVDARDRFGARPLSHAARSGHLEMVDLLLARGAPIDARNLAGATALYFAAERGHVAVARRLVERGADVKLTGRSGVSPVAAAAYAGSDAIVETLLANGADEGVPDDTGKPPIVYAAARARLDIVKRLLSRNIDINARYPNGLTLLMWAAGPDEKVPETEAVEVVRYLLESGAHVDDRDARGRTALMIAAEGGRAEIAGLLLARGADPSLMDNAGKRAADLTSLSLLRDRLAGP
- a CDS encoding PQQ-binding-like beta-propeller repeat protein, which encodes MNRHSITYATLFGLGCTLAASGHAQEVKEQDQWSPPREAKISPVTQEQLNAADKNATNFLLTNVNYAQTRFHPAKQINRDNVKNLRVAWIFQTEVKESLETSPIVIDGVMYVTTSFSHVYAIDAKTGEQLWHYNHKMGPVTTYCCGPNNRGVQVLGDKVYLATLDSKLVALNARTGDVVWSTDIADPELGYSETMAPTVIKDKVLIGTNGGEYGIRGFVRAYDAKTGKQVWNFDTIPENTVGVWATKDATGRDMHRDIQAEKDQLAKIGDPYQKLGGGVWQNPAVDLATNRIYFVVGNPSPDLDGTPRPGDNLYTDSLVSLDLDTGKLACYFQYIAHDVWDLDAASPPVLVDVKDKNGRTIPGVIHAGKTGHIYVHDRKDCSMIRFSEAMVPQENMWTLPTKEGARMLPGANGGVEWSPIATDPGQELAYAINLHQPMHYRVENSPYPNGKLWLGGAFTAIPGERQSGNITAVNYNTGKIRWKVNTPEPMIGGILATAGGLVFAGEGNGKFAAYNSSNGKELWSFRAGAGVNAPPSSYSVGGKQYIVVGAGGNTQVNFRRGNNIIAFTLE
- a CDS encoding isocitrate/isopropylmalate dehydrogenase family protein is translated as MSANNALHIAVLAGDGIGPEVMEPALEVLGKVGEKSGLSFHFTEAPAGADNYLATGKSMPDSTVRLCEEADAILLGACGLPSVRYPDNTEIAPQIELRFIFDLYAGVRPARLIPGVPSPIVGADQRGIDLVVIRESTEGLFASMGKGVVTHEDARETMVITRKTSERLFEFSFRLAERRRARGRPGALTCVDKANVFKAFAFFRGIFDEAAKRHPDVKAERLYVDACSAMLVKRPWDFDVMVMENMFGDIVSDITASLIGGLGMAPSADIGDKYAVFQPCHGTAPDIMGQGKANPTGMILSAAMMLDWLADKHGVENAAEAGEQIERAVDQVYASGIKPMEFGGSNGTADIAKAVLAAL
- a CDS encoding cytochrome c4; this encodes MVGNLSWVISGGMILGALLMAAPTFAQSIAEKVEVCAGCHGQDGKPSDKSIPIIWGQQAGYIYIQLRDFKRGDRKSEIKQPIVSSLDKQDMLAIAQYFAQKPWPDLGQPRAPKQVAQQALSAEHSVGCTGCHLDRFQGSGTTPRLAGQSREYLAKTIADFRTRARGNNPGMTDLMLATPVDDLTALAQYLAGL